From the Candidatus Stygibacter australis genome, one window contains:
- the recR gene encoding recombination mediator RecR, which produces MLSGSFEELKQGLKKLPGIGEKTATRLAMYLIRMECKDAEKIGEAIIKAVNSYSNCSVCNILTDIEPCIFCKDTQREQQILCVVEDTQDAYLIENTHEFKGRYFILGNLLSPMDGIGPDEINYPLLQEFLAANPVEELILAISPSVEGESTINFLVNQLSDKVKTITRLSTGLPFGGDMEYATSRTLTTAFKRRYSADK; this is translated from the coding sequence ATGCTGTCCGGCAGTTTTGAAGAGCTCAAGCAGGGGCTGAAAAAGCTTCCCGGGATAGGGGAGAAGACAGCAACTCGTCTGGCAATGTATCTTATCCGCATGGAATGTAAGGATGCCGAGAAAATTGGCGAAGCTATTATCAAAGCGGTGAATAGTTATTCTAATTGTTCCGTGTGCAATATACTTACTGATATTGAACCTTGCATTTTTTGTAAAGATACCCAGCGTGAGCAGCAAATTCTCTGCGTTGTGGAAGACACTCAGGATGCATATCTGATAGAAAATACTCATGAATTCAAGGGTAGATATTTCATTCTGGGAAATCTGCTGTCACCGATGGATGGTATAGGACCGGATGAGATAAATTACCCCTTATTGCAGGAGTTTCTGGCAGCTAATCCGGTAGAAGAGCTTATCCTGGCTATCAGTCCTTCAGTGGAAGGTGAAAGCACAATTAATTTTCTGGTAAACCAGCTTTCTGACAAAGTGAAAACGATCACCCGGCTTTCTACGGGATTACCTTTTGGTGGTGATATGGAATATGCCACTTCACGCACGCTTACCACAGCTTTTAAAAGACGCTATTCAGCGGATAAATAA
- a CDS encoding Ig-like domain-containing protein translates to MKKVFSFLLLLFVFLFAGCGNKENATGGPEDIEKPYIMNVYPAQYEDITGSNIEITFSKPMDIKTFNTGLHIYPEIFSKSFRWENNTLIIEIQEMLIPNSNYYFSFSKNIKGYHNNPLQEQYDLVWANGKLKDWRISGDFAFEDIEDSQNEVRISLFSADTTLIYTRKFIKNYAFESLNETGHFLRAYVDKNKNNRLDIDKEPFAEENTPARPIVTADLFLAYSDSTAPALIRATPLYIDEIDLSFDEPLVSVQTVHLFTDSLGQALQVKRWRIADDKLRVISAEMDTVDYKIMVIGAEDKKGNIADIDSLVFSATTRIDTLAPQMVKIDPRDGSSVSVLQPEIKFTFSEVIFKEHAKGSLTEVETGLKYPLKAISGDNEIVIFKPLVKLNNFNTYRILLDVQDPRGNKLTGFEGSVFLPIVREDIRE, encoded by the coding sequence GTGAAAAAGGTTTTTAGTTTTTTACTGCTGCTTTTTGTATTTCTATTTGCCGGCTGCGGTAATAAGGAAAATGCCACTGGCGGACCTGAGGATATAGAAAAACCCTATATTATGAATGTGTATCCAGCCCAGTATGAGGATATTACCGGCAGTAATATTGAGATCACCTTCTCCAAACCAATGGATATCAAAACTTTTAATACCGGGCTTCATATATATCCTGAGATATTTTCTAAAAGCTTCCGTTGGGAAAATAATACCTTGATCATCGAAATTCAGGAAATGCTTATTCCCAATTCCAATTATTATTTTTCATTCTCGAAAAATATCAAGGGATATCATAATAATCCTTTGCAGGAACAATATGATCTGGTCTGGGCAAATGGCAAATTAAAAGACTGGCGTATTTCGGGGGATTTTGCATTTGAAGATATCGAGGATAGTCAGAATGAGGTTAGGATCAGTTTATTTTCAGCAGATACCACTTTGATCTACACGCGCAAATTTATCAAAAACTATGCCTTTGAGTCCCTGAATGAAACTGGACATTTTTTAAGAGCTTATGTGGATAAAAACAAAAATAACAGGCTTGATATTGATAAAGAACCTTTTGCTGAGGAAAATACTCCTGCCCGTCCGATAGTGACAGCAGACCTTTTTTTGGCATATTCAGATTCCACTGCTCCGGCATTAATACGTGCAACACCGCTTTATATTGATGAGATTGATCTGTCATTTGATGAGCCATTGGTGAGTGTGCAGACAGTGCATCTATTTACAGACTCCCTGGGACAGGCTTTGCAGGTGAAACGCTGGCGGATTGCGGACGATAAATTGCGGGTAATTTCTGCTGAGATGGATACCGTTGACTATAAGATCATGGTGATAGGTGCAGAAGATAAAAAGGGGAATATTGCTGATATAGATTCGCTGGTTTTTTCTGCAACCACAAGAATTGATACTTTAGCTCCCCAGATGGTTAAAATAGACCCCCGAGACGGATCATCTGTATCCGTTTTACAGCCGGAGATCAAATTTACATTCAGTGAAGTGATATTTAAAGAGCATGCAAAAGGATCGCTCACAGAAGTAGAAACCGGCTTAAAATATCCTTTGAAAGCTATTAGTGGTGATAATGAAATAGTGATATTTAAACCACTAGTAAAATTGAATAACTTTAATACCTACCGTATTTTACTCGATGTCCAGGACCCGCGGGGTAATAAACTCACAGGTTTTGAGGGATCAGTATTTCTGCCAATCGTCAGAGAGGATATTAGAGAGTAG
- a CDS encoding T9SS type A sorting domain-containing protein, with product MRKLFLFSLLILSIGLHGYICWEEDGKAIRQETQLNYSSAVINLSGGGYMMMWSDASGGRQEMKVQKVSDAGEAEWDSPVILTSGVCYNPDEGILVETSNGDIVAAWNEQIDPTLLRVQRLDTDGNLLWGETGLTFEVAEDLYGHGIPLQAVVDEVGGVYLVWCKYVGPKEIRAIYLDEDGNLGTGWSSDGNILLSANYSPTIDFSVISDNFGGIVTLMELSYDIVFLQRCDNQANLLWGIEGLSIDELYTESEIFLLPWNPGEYAVIVEQNGEFLVNIVNSNGDFSFDEPQLAASIREGYTAGNMQVIKTSDNRLGIIYNEISDYISNTNIQKTEIGIGTEWGEYGIEIGSLESANPPKYDLAADDTGGMAMGWRYYTDWDYNIYYQHCDGTGNLLTGTDPILAGSSPSSDTSFRVFRTADNSVLFWNQQREDRDEIAMQIYNLNEIPQLAEQGYIIWDILAGRAYPLMLKTRGNLSAICWQDGRYSSGQTYIQAINNDTGDLLYDENGIAAINQTELSENYGEICISENCERICITCEVNGGLNYLGVVQLLDQEGNRLLGDDGMIFCDEFSITDNKIASSGDNEFVIVWSAVTDDFINPVYYLKAQKIVNDQFVWGNGVTLQGDSEQDLSHLNIQYPYISWNEWDFPASNLKLTKITGDGSIAPGWDPEGLVVSENLLGGTSRIYMNDTGTYIFWMERNDENGFQLRGQRYSAEGELLWEEGGRLFGDYGCIMDYQLKDDYLYCIVYESGNLYTLYKSNLEGEFVWDDGITIENLDGMTTGNFSIWEEVIIVYGTKSDSIYAMNDDIYAMIYDTDGNVVENLPPGGLELCTEPHFQSIVSCASDENGSSIVLWKDGRGEYTPGSDHSLYVQKIDLNVAPITDEEIIDGNLLNVSNYPNPFMQSTTLKCDLPRNIEDAEIVIYNIKGQKVRSLPATSNEVQWDCRNQAGNLAGSGMYFYRLQGKNIESKTGRMILLR from the coding sequence ATGAGAAAACTTTTTTTATTTTCTTTGTTAATATTATCAATCGGTTTACATGGTTATATCTGCTGGGAAGAAGACGGCAAGGCAATTCGGCAGGAGACACAACTGAATTACTCTTCGGCAGTGATCAATCTCAGCGGGGGTGGTTACATGATGATGTGGAGTGATGCTTCTGGTGGCAGGCAGGAAATGAAAGTGCAGAAAGTTTCGGATGCTGGTGAGGCAGAATGGGATTCGCCAGTGATATTAACCAGTGGTGTATGTTATAATCCCGACGAAGGAATACTGGTAGAAACTTCTAATGGGGATATAGTGGCAGCCTGGAATGAACAAATTGATCCGACGTTATTGCGAGTGCAGCGGTTAGATACAGATGGTAATCTTCTATGGGGTGAAACAGGCTTGACCTTTGAAGTGGCAGAAGACTTGTATGGTCATGGTATTCCGCTTCAAGCAGTAGTAGACGAAGTCGGAGGAGTTTATCTGGTCTGGTGCAAGTACGTCGGTCCAAAGGAGATCAGGGCAATTTATCTTGACGAGGATGGCAATTTGGGGACAGGTTGGAGTAGCGATGGTAATATATTATTATCTGCAAATTATTCACCCACTATAGACTTTTCAGTAATTTCGGACAACTTTGGCGGCATAGTCACTCTGATGGAATTGAGCTATGATATTGTTTTCCTGCAAAGATGTGACAATCAGGCAAATCTGCTCTGGGGTATAGAGGGGCTTAGCATAGATGAATTATACACCGAAAGTGAGATATTTCTCCTGCCCTGGAATCCAGGAGAATATGCTGTTATTGTGGAACAGAATGGTGAGTTTCTGGTTAATATTGTAAATTCCAATGGTGATTTTTCCTTCGATGAACCGCAATTAGCAGCAAGTATTAGAGAAGGATATACTGCAGGCAATATGCAGGTAATTAAGACTTCTGATAACCGGCTGGGAATTATCTATAACGAGATTAGTGATTATATCAGCAATACAAATATCCAAAAGACGGAGATAGGGATCGGCACGGAATGGGGTGAATATGGCATAGAAATAGGCAGCCTCGAAAGTGCTAACCCTCCTAAATATGATCTTGCAGCAGATGATACCGGTGGAATGGCAATGGGCTGGAGATATTATACTGACTGGGACTATAATATTTATTATCAGCATTGTGACGGAACTGGAAATTTATTAACGGGTACTGATCCGATACTGGCAGGCAGTTCTCCGAGTAGTGATACCTCCTTCAGGGTATTTAGAACTGCTGATAATTCAGTTTTATTCTGGAATCAACAAAGGGAAGACAGAGATGAAATAGCAATGCAGATATATAACTTAAATGAAATTCCCCAATTAGCAGAACAGGGGTATATTATTTGGGATATACTTGCTGGTAGAGCCTACCCGCTTATGTTGAAGACAAGGGGAAATCTCTCTGCAATATGCTGGCAAGATGGGAGATATAGCAGTGGTCAGACATATATTCAGGCAATCAATAATGATACTGGAGATTTATTGTATGATGAGAACGGTATAGCTGCTATAAATCAAACTGAATTGTCTGAAAATTACGGGGAAATTTGTATAAGTGAAAATTGTGAGAGAATTTGTATTACCTGCGAAGTAAATGGTGGTTTGAATTATTTGGGAGTAGTGCAATTGCTTGATCAGGAAGGTAACAGGCTTTTAGGTGATGATGGGATGATATTTTGTGATGAATTTAGTATAACAGATAATAAGATTGCCAGTTCCGGTGATAATGAATTTGTGATTGTATGGAGTGCGGTTACTGATGACTTCATTAATCCAGTCTATTATTTGAAAGCACAAAAAATAGTAAATGACCAGTTTGTTTGGGGAAATGGAGTAACTTTACAGGGTGATTCTGAACAAGATCTTAGTCATTTAAATATTCAATACCCTTATATTTCCTGGAATGAATGGGATTTTCCTGCAAGTAACTTAAAACTTACAAAAATTACTGGTGATGGAAGCATCGCCCCCGGCTGGGATCCTGAAGGTCTGGTGGTTTCTGAAAATCTCTTAGGAGGGACTTCTCGAATATATATGAATGACACAGGAACTTATATTTTCTGGATGGAGCGAAACGATGAGAATGGTTTTCAGTTGAGGGGACAGAGATATAGTGCTGAAGGTGAATTGCTGTGGGAAGAAGGTGGAAGACTTTTTGGTGATTACGGATGTATAATGGATTATCAGTTAAAGGATGACTACCTGTACTGTATTGTCTATGAATCGGGCAATCTCTATACTCTTTATAAAAGCAATCTGGAGGGGGAATTTGTCTGGGATGACGGCATAACTATTGAGAATTTAGATGGAATGACTACCGGTAATTTTAGTATCTGGGAAGAGGTAATAATAGTATATGGAACTAAAAGTGATAGCATATATGCCATGAATGATGACATATATGCTATGATCTATGATACTGATGGAAATGTGGTTGAGAACTTACCTCCTGGAGGTCTGGAATTATGCACAGAACCGCATTTTCAATCCATAGTGTCATGTGCTAGTGACGAAAATGGCAGCAGTATTGTATTGTGGAAGGATGGCAGAGGAGAATATACACCAGGGTCAGATCATAGTCTGTATGTGCAGAAAATAGATCTGAATGTTGCGCCGATAACTGATGAAGAAATAATTGACGGTAATCTTTTAAATGTAAGCAATTATCCCAATCCATTTATGCAAAGCACAACCTTGAAATGTGATCTGCCACGTAATATTGAAGATGCGGAGATAGTGATCTATAATATCAAAGGACAGAAGGTGAGAAGTTTACCCGCAACATCAAATGAAGTTCAGTGGGATTGCCGTAATCAGGCAGGTAATTTAGCCGGATCAGGAATGTATTTCTACCGGCTGCAAGGAAAAAACATAGAAAGCAAAACCGGTAGAATGATCCTACTGCGTTAA
- a CDS encoding riboflavin synthase — MFTGIIEEIGKLRDFRDQGGKRYLEIECHKINSTLKTGDSVCCSGACLTVTEFTASKITVEVMRETLLKTTIRFWKRGDKINLERALSFGGRLDGHLVQGHVDCVSEFLAKEQTGNTTYLWFKLAAEYKDLVTWQGSIAVNGVSLTVAKLEADRFAVALITHTLQETNLMDVRQYVNLEFDIIGKYIVRYFTNHEKPGMTMEWLREKGF; from the coding sequence ATGTTTACAGGTATAATTGAAGAAATTGGCAAGCTGAGAGATTTTCGGGATCAGGGTGGAAAACGCTATCTGGAAATCGAGTGTCATAAGATAAATTCCACATTGAAAACAGGCGACAGTGTCTGCTGCAGTGGTGCCTGCCTGACCGTAACAGAATTTACTGCCAGTAAAATTACTGTGGAAGTGATGCGGGAAACTTTATTAAAGACTACTATCAGATTCTGGAAACGGGGAGATAAGATCAATCTTGAACGTGCCTTATCATTTGGTGGCAGACTGGATGGTCATCTGGTGCAGGGGCATGTGGACTGCGTTAGTGAATTTCTGGCAAAAGAACAAACTGGAAATACTACTTATTTATGGTTCAAGCTGGCAGCAGAATATAAAGATCTGGTTACCTGGCAGGGTTCAATTGCTGTTAATGGCGTAAGCCTTACAGTGGCAAAACTGGAAGCAGACCGTTTTGCCGTGGCATTGATCACTCATACTCTGCAGGAGACAAATCTGATGGATGTCAGGCAATATGTAAATCTGGAATTTGATATAATAGGAAAATACATTGTCCGTTATTTTACTAATCATGAGAAACCGGGAATGACCATGGAGTGGCTGCGTGAAAAAGGTTTTTAG
- a CDS encoding urocanate hydratase: MDNKSIATAMTIMLEPLLPEKNDFKPGIRRAPDRGLPLNNYEIKIALKNALRYIPAELHEEVAPEFLHELHTMGRIYGYRWRPAGKLTGKPVSEYKGILAARALQVNIDNNLDFEVALYPYELVTYGETGQVCQNWMQYLLIKKYLEVIREDQTLVVSSGHPVGIFPSSKDAPLVISTNGLLVGKWDNPDDFKKLAALGVSNYGQMTAGGWMYIGPQGIVHGTYITLLNAGRKYLGIPEDQDLAGKFFISSGLGGMSGAQAKAVEIAGGIGVIAEVDYSRIETRHSQGWVGKVSADLDEIAQWMLEYQKSKKPVSIAYHGNVVELLEYFDQQNIAVDLISDQTSCHAVYEGGYTPAGTSFAEGRKIIKENPDKFKQLVDTSLLRHFEVIKKLTAKGSYFWDYGNSFMASIFDAGATEIAANGKDTSEGFIYPSYVEDIMGPLCFDRGFGPFRWVCLSRKDSDLHLTDQAAMACIDPSLSSLHRDNHHWIATAEENKLVVGTKCRILYADEEGRMEIALKFNQMVRDEIIGPVLLGRDHHDVSGTDSPFRETANIYDGSRPTADMSIQCWGGNIARGMTLVTLHNGGGVGIGRASNGGFGLLLDGSAHADKIIKSALSWDVMGGVARRSWARNTPALQTAATWNKKHPDEGHITIPFLADDDLINKLVDE; this comes from the coding sequence ATGGATAACAAATCTATCGCCACAGCTATGACGATAATGTTGGAACCCTTATTGCCCGAAAAAAATGATTTTAAACCCGGCATTAGACGTGCCCCCGACCGCGGTTTACCGCTTAATAATTATGAAATTAAAATTGCCCTCAAAAATGCCCTCCGGTATATCCCAGCAGAATTACATGAAGAAGTTGCCCCCGAATTTCTGCACGAATTGCACACTATGGGCAGGATTTATGGCTATCGCTGGCGACCTGCTGGAAAACTGACTGGAAAACCTGTAAGTGAATATAAAGGCATTCTTGCTGCCAGAGCGCTTCAGGTAAATATTGATAATAACCTCGATTTTGAGGTGGCATTATATCCCTATGAACTGGTCACTTATGGTGAAACCGGACAGGTCTGCCAGAACTGGATGCAGTATCTACTCATTAAAAAGTATCTGGAAGTTATACGTGAAGATCAAACTCTGGTGGTATCCTCAGGGCATCCGGTGGGAATATTTCCCTCTTCAAAAGACGCTCCGCTGGTGATTTCAACTAATGGTCTGCTGGTAGGTAAATGGGATAATCCTGATGATTTCAAAAAACTGGCAGCTCTTGGTGTTTCCAATTATGGACAGATGACTGCTGGCGGCTGGATGTATATTGGTCCTCAAGGTATTGTGCACGGTACATATATCACTCTGCTCAATGCGGGTCGTAAATATCTGGGAATTCCTGAAGACCAGGATTTGGCAGGTAAATTCTTTATTTCCTCTGGTTTGGGTGGCATGAGTGGTGCTCAGGCAAAAGCAGTGGAAATAGCTGGCGGTATCGGCGTGATAGCTGAAGTGGATTACAGCAGAATAGAAACCAGACATTCCCAGGGCTGGGTAGGCAAGGTTAGTGCTGATCTTGATGAAATCGCTCAATGGATGCTGGAATACCAGAAATCAAAGAAACCTGTCTCTATCGCCTATCACGGTAATGTTGTTGAACTTCTGGAATATTTTGATCAGCAGAATATTGCTGTTGACCTCATCTCAGATCAAACTTCCTGCCATGCTGTATATGAAGGTGGCTACACTCCTGCTGGCACCAGTTTTGCTGAAGGCAGAAAAATAATTAAAGAAAATCCTGATAAATTCAAGCAACTCGTAGATACGTCACTGCTGCGTCATTTTGAAGTGATCAAAAAACTTACTGCCAAAGGCTCATATTTCTGGGATTATGGCAACAGTTTCATGGCATCCATATTTGATGCCGGTGCTACAGAAATTGCTGCTAATGGAAAGGATACTTCAGAAGGTTTCATTTATCCTTCTTATGTGGAAGACATTATGGGTCCCCTCTGCTTTGACCGCGGGTTTGGTCCTTTCCGCTGGGTATGTCTTTCCCGCAAAGATAGCGATCTGCATCTAACTGATCAAGCTGCCATGGCATGCATTGATCCTTCGCTTAGTTCGCTGCACCGTGATAATCATCACTGGATAGCTACTGCAGAAGAAAATAAACTGGTAGTTGGCACAAAATGCCGCATATTATATGCAGATGAAGAAGGCAGAATGGAGATCGCCCTTAAATTTAATCAGATGGTGCGTGATGAAATTATTGGTCCCGTACTTCTGGGACGTGATCATCATGACGTATCCGGCACTGATTCTCCCTTCCGTGAAACCGCTAATATCTATGACGGCAGTCGCCCTACAGCAGATATGAGCATCCAGTGCTGGGGCGGAAATATCGCCCGTGGTATGACGCTTGTTACCCTGCATAATGGTGGTGGAGTTGGCATAGGCAGAGCCTCAAATGGCGGATTTGGTCTGCTCTTGGATGGCTCAGCTCACGCTGATAAAATAATTAAAAGTGCCCTGAGCTGGGATGTGATGGGTGGAGTGGCACGCAGAAGCTGGGCCAGAAATACCCCGGCTCTGCAAACAGCCGCTACCTGGAATAAAAAACACCCCGATGAGGGACATATCACAATCCCCTTCCTCGCTGATGATGATCTCATCAATAAACTGGTGGATGAATAA
- a CDS encoding YbaB/EbfC family nucleoid-associated protein has translation MYPGGKKGNMNDLMKQAKKMQEQMMKAQEELANTVVEATSGGGMVTVTMNGQNELLSVKIDQEVVDPDDVEMLEDLILAAVNEAHNKVAKSSEEEMSKFVPGNMKIPGLF, from the coding sequence ATGTATCCAGGTGGTAAGAAAGGAAATATGAATGACCTGATGAAGCAGGCAAAGAAGATGCAGGAACAGATGATGAAAGCTCAGGAAGAGCTGGCTAATACCGTAGTGGAAGCTACCTCAGGTGGTGGAATGGTTACCGTAACGATGAATGGTCAAAATGAGCTTCTCAGTGTGAAGATAGATCAGGAAGTAGTAGATCCTGATGATGTGGAAATGCTGGAAGACTTGATATTGGCAGCCGTGAATGAAGCACATAATAAGGTGGCAAAAAGCTCAGAAGAAGAGATGTCCAAGTTCGTTCCCGGCAATATGAAAATACCTGGATTATTCTAA
- a CDS encoding T9SS type A sorting domain-containing protein, protein MKKLLVLGFLIMAMTLSSYTCWEENGKSIRQETNLNYSSAVIKLSSGDFMMMWSDASSGTQKMKLQKVSEDGENFWEEPVILSERELYYANGESLVETSDGYIVAVWYELDNPNLIRCQKLDTEGNLLWGEDGLIFEMNFHVSYCLNTKVIADLNGGVFITLMRRNVITLNITADGTIAEGWSDNGNLIFIASQFITSYSCLPDVIGGIVILAHNYRDNHYYLQRCNDQGAILWSQLGIDAGDYDEMEIINWDYGEFALVSYNYDELQIKANVIDLGGNFLYPEPQPVAEISEDTWDFSYKAVITGDNKLGMIYSGPNLSGLLAQKTDIGLTPEWGAEGVLISDDDYYFIYQFANLIPDNAGGLHVFWYESDDISINLFMGHINTDGSIDLDNIPISSMDNSPYESPVLYNNSAEETTIFWRELSDGDDKIKIQIADTYGNMLLPENGNSIWQEQGGSVNWDVTDIDSNGEYSLICWAESSTYNSYYTIYIQVFDNATGEYIFPDQGLAVSDYSSCRQEYPVAIFNETGDKICIAYEQRYTEPEAEGAIIQIMDLEGNRLLGNNGYILSSDNMEVEVEGIAVSSQGDDFIVFWNDFETESGEHLKTLNVQKFVDCQPVWDDPTLLSAFGMNDFTGVSISNNYLIWQETTFGSDCKLKVARLTEAGEIEDNWGEEGIEIAAENHITDCQSYITDDGIVVIWREINDQKAQYISATGDLLWGDEGYFFENEELQLADAQVIEDKLIGLFKDFPSQSFKFIEFDLDGSNGWNEPEVLNIMEIDAYSSSITMDIWEDLIIVYWSDIGYYNIYALIYDLEGNLIENIPPDGISICSERHEQYCRSSIVDDSGSSFVIWQDARGSFMPASDPSIYVQKIDLNTVPTFDDEIIDGNVVNVSNYPNPFTKSTTLKCDLPRNAEDAEIVIYNIKGQKVRSLPATSNEVEWDCRNQAGNIAGSGVYFYVLQGKNIKSETGKMIMLR, encoded by the coding sequence TTGAAGAAATTATTAGTATTAGGTTTTTTAATCATGGCAATGACTTTGAGCAGTTATACCTGCTGGGAAGAGAATGGTAAGTCAATCCGGCAGGAAACCAATCTAAACTATTCTTCGGCAGTGATCAAACTCAGTAGTGGCGATTTTATGATGATGTGGAGTGATGCCTCCTCAGGTACCCAGAAAATGAAGTTGCAAAAGGTTTCAGAAGATGGAGAAAACTTCTGGGAAGAACCTGTAATACTTTCAGAGCGCGAGCTTTATTATGCTAATGGAGAATCACTTGTGGAAACATCAGACGGATATATAGTTGCAGTATGGTATGAGCTTGATAATCCTAATCTTATTCGCTGCCAGAAGCTAGATACAGAGGGCAATTTACTTTGGGGAGAAGATGGCTTGATTTTTGAAATGAATTTCCATGTGAGTTACTGCCTGAATACAAAAGTAATAGCTGACCTTAATGGAGGAGTATTTATCACTCTTATGCGTAGAAATGTAATTACACTAAATATAACTGCTGATGGTACAATTGCAGAAGGCTGGAGCGATAATGGTAATCTTATATTCATTGCATCACAATTTATTACTTCATACTCCTGTCTTCCTGATGTAATTGGAGGTATAGTAATATTAGCACATAACTACAGAGATAATCACTATTATTTGCAAAGATGTAATGATCAGGGAGCAATTCTCTGGTCTCAGTTGGGTATTGATGCAGGTGATTATGACGAAATGGAGATAATTAACTGGGATTATGGAGAATTTGCCCTTGTGTCATATAATTATGATGAACTTCAAATTAAAGCAAATGTAATTGATCTGGGAGGTAATTTTTTATATCCAGAACCCCAGCCGGTCGCAGAAATATCTGAAGATACATGGGATTTTTCATATAAAGCAGTAATAACAGGAGATAATAAACTTGGCATGATCTATTCCGGTCCCAATCTTTCTGGGTTGCTGGCGCAAAAAACTGACATAGGACTTACTCCCGAGTGGGGAGCTGAAGGTGTATTGATAAGCGATGATGATTATTATTTTATCTACCAGTTTGCAAATCTGATACCAGATAATGCAGGAGGATTACACGTATTCTGGTATGAATCAGATGATATCAGCATAAATTTATTTATGGGGCACATTAATACTGACGGCAGCATCGATCTGGATAATATCCCGATATCATCAATGGATAATAGTCCTTATGAATCTCCCGTATTATACAATAATTCTGCTGAGGAGACCACAATCTTCTGGAGAGAATTAAGCGATGGAGATGATAAGATCAAAATTCAGATAGCCGATACTTATGGAAACATGCTGCTGCCTGAAAATGGTAATTCTATATGGCAGGAACAAGGGGGTAGTGTTAACTGGGATGTCACTGATATTGATAGTAATGGTGAGTATTCATTGATCTGCTGGGCAGAAAGCAGTACGTATAATAGTTATTATACAATTTATATTCAGGTTTTTGATAATGCTACCGGAGAATATATTTTTCCTGATCAAGGGCTGGCAGTATCAGATTATAGCAGTTGCAGGCAGGAATATCCAGTTGCTATTTTTAATGAAACTGGGGATAAGATATGTATTGCCTATGAACAGAGATACACTGAACCGGAAGCAGAAGGAGCAATAATCCAAATTATGGATCTGGAAGGGAACAGGCTGCTGGGTAACAATGGATATATCTTGAGCAGCGACAATATGGAAGTGGAAGTGGAAGGTATTGCAGTGAGTTCACAAGGTGATGATTTTATAGTGTTTTGGAATGATTTTGAAACAGAGAGTGGAGAACACTTAAAAACATTGAATGTACAGAAATTTGTAGATTGTCAGCCCGTCTGGGATGATCCAACTCTTTTATCAGCTTTCGGTATGAATGATTTCACAGGTGTTTCAATATCTAATAATTATCTAATTTGGCAGGAAACTACATTTGGTTCAGATTGTAAATTAAAGGTCGCTCGCCTTACCGAAGCTGGAGAAATAGAAGATAACTGGGGTGAAGAAGGAATAGAGATTGCTGCTGAAAATCACATTACTGACTGCCAGAGCTATATCACTGATGATGGCATAGTAGTTATCTGGCGGGAGATTAATGACCAGAAAGCGCAATATATTTCAGCCACGGGAGACTTACTCTGGGGAGATGAAGGCTATTTCTTTGAAAATGAGGAGCTCCAGCTTGCTGATGCGCAGGTTATAGAAGATAAACTGATTGGCTTGTTTAAAGATTTCCCTTCACAATCCTTTAAATTTATTGAGTTTGATCTGGATGGAAGCAATGGTTGGAACGAACCTGAAGTTTTAAATATTATGGAAATTGATGCATATTCATCTTCAATAACTATGGATATCTGGGAAGATCTGATCATAGTTTACTGGTCGGACATTGGTTATTATAATATATATGCCTTGATCTATGATTTAGAAGGGAATCTGATAGAAAACATTCCCCCAGATGGTATTTCTATCTGCTCAGAAAGGCATGAGCAGTATTGCCGTTCCAGCATTGTGGATGATTCCGGGAGCAGCTTTGTCATCTGGCAGGATGCCAGAGGTTCGTTTATGCCGGCAAGTGATCCCAGCATTTATGTGCAGAAAATTGATCTTAATACCGTCCCGACATTTGATGATGAGATCATTGATGGGAATGTTGTTAATGTGAGCAATTACCCTAATCCCTTTACGAAAAGCACAACCTTGAAATGTGATCTGCCACGAAATGCAGAAGACGCAGAAATAGTGATCTATAATATCAAAGGACAGAAGGTGAGAAGTTTACCCGCAACTTCAAATGAAGTTGAATGGGACTGCCGGAACCAGGCAGGAAATATTGCCGGTTCAGGAGTATATTTTTACGTCCTGCAAGGCAAAAATATCAAAAGCGAAACAGGCAAAATGATCATGCTGCGTTAA